The following coding sequences lie in one Musa acuminata AAA Group cultivar baxijiao chromosome BXJ1-8, Cavendish_Baxijiao_AAA, whole genome shotgun sequence genomic window:
- the LOC135583961 gene encoding uncharacterized protein LOC135583961: MDPAAKPISVRNLLVRALLFFLSVFLLRFVYVVTVHGGTCAAGDFCLFSSPAEPVAVAGTGAGSASASVHAGLGSAATPALRALWTSREWRKAVEFYSSVFQNLVAEGFLSPASKSLCVDSPAGYEVLALKEIGVADAVGVAKKSAPPLVVGGADSLRLPFGNGTFDFVFAGRSLDRSKQPANLAAEIARTLKPHWFMVVLTASAHDAYSRHSLAELFPDCITVRSRVIHSPDSAKPLWEIVFQKQQGTQIVSPNGKSGGDCPIPDHKLEILRSAEPLIEEEPLKPWITLKRNIQNVKYLPSIADISFKPRYIYIDVGARSYGSSIGSWFRKQYPKQNHTFEVFAIEADRAFQDEYATKKAVKLLPFAAWVRNETLTFEINRDPENHDDVEKGRGMGRIRPAGGSDGRVSSGEVHAIQGFDFAAWLKRTVTERDYVVMKMDVEGTEFDLVPRLFETGGICLIDELFLECHYNRWQKCCPGQRSPKYQNTYGECLKLFSRLRDGGVLVHQWW, translated from the coding sequence ATGGATCCGGCGGCGAAGCCGATCTCGGTGCGAAATCTCCTCGTCCGGgcgctcctcttcttcctctccgtaTTTCTCCTCCGGTTCGTCTACGTAGTCACCGTCCACGGCGGCACCTGCGCCGCCGGCGACTTCTGCCTCTTCTCCTCGCCGGCGGAGCCCGTCGCCGTCGCTGGAACCGGCGCCGGCTCCGCCTCGGCCTCCGTCCATGCCGGCCTCGGATCGGCCGCCACCCCCGCACTACGCGCCCTCTGGACCAGCCGGGAGTGGCGCAAGGCCGTCGAGTTCTACTCCTCCGTGTTCCAGAACCTCGTCGCAGAGGGCTTCCTCTCCCCGGCCTCCAAATCCCTCTGCGTGGACTCGCCCGCTGGCTATGAGGTCCTCGCCCTCAAGGAGATCGGCGTTGCTGACGCGGTCGGCGTGGCCAAGAAGAGCGCGCCGCCTCTGGTGGTCGGCGGCGCCGATTCGCTCCGACTGCCGTTCGGGAACGGGACCTTCGACTTCGTCTTCGCCGGCCGGAGCCTCGACCGTAGCAAACAACCTGCGAATCTCGCAGCAGAGATCGCAAGGACGCTGAAGCCACATTGGTTCATGGTGGTGCTCACTGCATCCGCCCACGATGCCTACAGCCGTCACTCCCTCGCCGAGCTCTTCCCCGACTGCATAACTGTTCGATCACGGGTGATCCACAGCCCGGATTCAGCGAAGCCACTCTGGGAGATCGTATTCCAGAAGCAACAAGGCACACAGATCGTTAGTCCAAACGGGAAATCAGGCGGCGACTGTCCTATCCCGGATCACAAGCTCGAGATTTTACGGTCGGCGGAGCCGCTGATCGAGGAGGAGCCCCTGAAGCCATGGATCACCCTGAAGAGGAACATCCAGAACGTCAAGTATTTGCCTTCCATTGCTGACATAAGCTTCAAGCCACGGTACATCTACATTGACGTCGGCGCACGGAGCTACGGGTCGAGCATCGGCAGCTGGTTCAGGAAACAGTACCCTAAGCAGAATCACACCTTCGAAGTCTTCGCGATCGAGGCTGACCGAGCGTTCCAGGACGAGTACGCAACCAAGAAGGCCGTCAAGTTGCTGCCTTTCGCGGCGTGGGTACGCAACGAGACTTTAACCTTCGAGATCAATCGTGACCCGGAAAACCATGATGATGTGGAGAAAGGGCGAGGGATGGGGCGAATCAGACCGGCGGGGGGTTCCGACGGCCGAGTTTCATCGGGCGAGGTGCACGCCATTCAGGGGTTCGACTTCGCCGCATGGCTGAAGAGGACGGTGACGGAGAGAGACTACGTCGTGATGAAGATGGATGTGGAGGGGACGGAGTTTGATCTGGTCCCGAGGCTCTTCGAGACGGGGGGGATCTGCTTGATCGACGAGCTGTTTCTGGAGTGCCACTACAACCGATGGCAGAAGTGCTGCCCGGGGCAGAGGAGTCCCAAGTATCAGAACACGTACGGTGAATGCTTGAAGCTGTTCAGCAGGCTCAGGGACGGTGGTGTTCTGGTTCACCAGTGGTGGTAA